The genomic window CACCACCGGGACCAGGTTGGTGAGCTTCAACTCCCGGATCATGTACATCCCCGGGACGATGGCAACCACGGCGTAGTCGATCTTGCCGGACGCGACGAGGCGCATGGCGTCCGCCGGGGTCTCGGTCAGGGTGAGCCGGGCCCCGACCCCCTTGCGGGTCAGGTAGTCGTGCATGATCCCGCCGCGGTGCACCGCCACGGTCTTCCCCTTCAGTTCCTCCAGGGTGTTCACCGAGGCGTTGTCCCTGCGACCGAAGATGGCGTGGTTCACCACGGCGTGGGGGACTGAGAAATCGACCTCCCGGGAGCGCTCCTCGGAATAGGACATCCCCTCCAGTACGTCGACACGTCCGGTCTGGAGCGCGTCGCGCATCTCCGCCCACCCCCCGAGACGGAACTCCACCTTCATCCCCATCACCTCGGCGATGGCGCGGGTCAGATCTACGTTGTAGCCTGCGGGCTGACCGGAACGGTCGATGAACTCGTAGGGTGGGTAATCGCGGTCCCCGCCGACCACAACGGTGCGGGTGTGCGCGGCGGAGGCCGCCCCGGCCGCGAGGAGTGCGGTGGGGGCGGCCAGAAAACAAAGAACGAAAAGGGCGAGGAGGCGGCCACTACCCTGCAAAGGCGGGGAGAGCAGTCGCCCTAGTGTGACGCGCAAGCGGCTGGTCCGAAGCGGACGTCTTTCCATGGTCTCATTCCGGCACGGCGGGTGCCTGTTGGTGCTCTTCCCCGGTATCGATTCCCGCGAAGCGAAGCAGTTCAGCCTCGACGTCCTCAGGGGTCCCCGGTTCCTCGAAGCTGATCCTTCCCGCCTTACCGGCGCGCAGCTCGCGCAGGAAGGTCTCGGCGGCACGGTGCACGTCCACCACGCCACCGCTCATGATACAGCCAAGGCAGCGCCCCACCGCCTCGACCACCTCTTGAGGGGACTCCGGGAGCTCGGCAAGCTTGTAGCGCTCCTTCACGAGCTCGGGGTAACGACGCATCATGTACGCAGCGGCGAAGACGCCGACGTTTGTGTAGTCGAGGGCGTTGGCGCCGATGGCCCCGCTGGCGGCCAACCGATAGGCGCCCCCCTGGTCGTTCATCACCGGCCAGAGCAGCCCCGGGGTATCGAAGATGAGGATGCCGTTGTTGAGAGGGATCTGCTGCGGGCGCATGGTCACCGCCGGGCGGTCCCCCACCTTGGCGATGCTCCTCCCCGCCAGCGTGTTGATGAGGGTCGATTTGCCCACGTTTGGTATGCCGACCACCATGGTGCGGATCGGGTAGCCGGGGTTGCCGCGGTGCGGCACGAGCTGCTTGCACAGCTTGACGAGGCTTTTCGTCTCCGGGATGTTCTTCGCGACAAGCGGCAGGGCGCGCACGCCGGCGCTCTTCTGGAAATGCTGCACCCACGCCTTTGTGACGGCGGGGTCGGCGAGGTCGTTCTTGTTCAGCACCTTGATACAGGGCTTGTTCCGGCGCACCTGCTCCAGCAGGTGGTTGGAGCTGGAATAAGGGAGGCGGGCATCGAGCACCTCTATGATCAGGTCTATCTTGCGGACCAGTTCCGAGATCTGTTCGAGCGCCTTGCTCATGTGGCCGGGGTACCATCTAATCGTCATCTGCACTTCCCTTGCAAATCAAAAATCGCGACACAAGGCGACAACATAGCACAGGTCCCGCTCAAAATGCCATAACCGCTTGGGCAAGGTCAGCCTTCTCATGTGTGCCGCCGCTCTTCCGCATTAATATTAACCCGATTGACTGCAGTTGCCAGCGAGGCTAGCATTGCCGTGGTTAAAAATGACCAATCTTTCAGAGAGGAGCAGTTTTGCCGGCGGCGCAAGGACGCCGCAGCGGGAGAGAAAGCGATGAAAGAACTACTGGCGGAGGCGGTCAGGCTGGTGGTGGGCGTTGAAAGAAAGAGCGAGACGCTGTATCGAAGGGGCGCCATGGCGGCGGACGATCGCCACAGGAGCTTTTTTCAGCGGCTGGCGGAGGAACAGTCGCGGCGCATCGAGGCCCTGCTGAGGGCCCTTCCCGAGTCGGAGGCCGCGGCGCATGAGCCGGTGGTGCCCCCGTCTTGCCTTGCTACCCTTGCGGAAAAGGTGACGCCCCCCGGCAACCACCTGCACCAGGCCATGCTCGACAAGCGCTTCAGCATCGACCTTTACGCCACCTTCTGCCGATGCTTCAGGGAGCCAGGCCTGTACAGGCTTTTCGAAACTGCGCTGACGGTCGCCCGCAGGGAATTCAGGGTGATCACCGCCGAGTACCTGAAAGGGGGATGTCGCAACGACGCAGCGGCGACGTCACGTCCCCAGCGACGCAGCCACCAGCGCGGCGAGCTCCCCAACCGCGTCCCCAACCGCCACTCGCAGCTATTCTTCGCCATACAGGACTGCGGCAGGTCCTCCCGGATCGGTTGACGGTCAGGCTGCCTCGGGAGCGAGCCGGGGCAGCCTCCTCCCGTTGATCCTCAGGACCAGCCCAGCAGCAAGCAGGCAGATCACCCCAGAGAGCAGGAAGGCAACCATGTAGTCGCCCAGGTAGGTGCGCACCGTGCCGGCGAAGGTCGCGGCGAGGGCTGCTCCCACCTGGTGGCTCGCGAAGATCCAGCCGAACATCACCCCGACGTTCTCCCTGCCGAAGGATTCGGCGGTGAGACGCACCGTGGGCGGAACGGTCGCGATCCAGTCCAGCCCGTAGAAGATCGCGAAGGCCGAGAGGCTCCACTGCGGACCGGAAAGGGCGAAGGGAAGCCCCAGAAGCGACAGCCCGCGCAGCCCGTAGTACCAGCAGAGGAGGTAGCGGCTGTTGTAGCGGTCGGAGAGCCACCCGGAAAGGGTGGTGCCGAAAAGGTCCAGGATCCCCATGAAGGCTAAGAGTCCCGCGGCGGCAACCTCCGGGATGCCGTGATCGACGCAGGCGGGAACGAGGTGCGTGCCGATGAGGCCGTTGGTGCTCGCGCCGCACACGAAGAAGCTCCCGGCGAGGAGCCAGAAGTCGGTGCTGCGGATGCCGCGCTGCAGACCTCCTATGGCTACTCGGAACGGGTTTTCCCCCGGGTCATGTTGCGCGGGAGCCGCCTCCTCCTCGGCGCCGTAGCGTGACACTCCGACCTCGTGCGGGTGGTTGCGCATGATGAAAAGCACCAGCGGGAAGACCACGAGGGCCGCGGCGGCGGTTGCAAAGGCCGCGGAGCGCCAACCGTGGTGGTGCGACAGCCGGGCTAAAAGCGGCAGGAAGAGGAGCTGTCCGGTCGCCGAACTCGCGGTCAGCACCCCGAGTACCGTCCCCTGGGACTTTTGAAACCACCGGTTCACCACGGTGGCGCTCAGGCTGTAGGCGGTCATCCCGGCCCCACACCCGACCAGCACCCCCCAGATCAGCACCATGTGCCACGGGCGCGTCATCAGCGTCGTGGCGCTCACCCCGAGGGCGAGGAGAAAGAGGGCAACGGCCATGGTCCTGCGCACCCCGATCCTGTCGAAGAAGGCGGCGGCGAAGGGACCCATCAGCCCGTACAGAAGCAGGTTCACCGATACGGCCAGCGAGATGGTCGCCCGTGACCAGCCGAACTCGTGCTCGAGAGGGACGATGAGGATCCCCGGCGTGGACCTGATCCCCGCCGTGACGAGCAGGGTCAGGAAGGTCACCGCCATGATGAGCCAGGCGTAGTGAAGTTTTCGCGTTTCGGCCATACCTCCCCCCTTACCCGGTCTCGCCAAGCTCATCGCCTGCCGTATCGCTTCCGGCACTTCCCTCCAGGGCAAGCGCCAGTGCCCCCAGTTGCCGCACACCTTCGGCGCCGAGCTTTTCTTCGATCAGTTGCTGCGCCTGCAGCCAGTACGGCTGAGCCTTGGCCACCGCGGCACGCCCGGTTTCACTCAGGCTTACCCCGCGCTCCCTCGGGTCAGGCGAAGGAGCCCCCTCAACGAACCCCGCCTGCTCCAGCGCCTTGAGGTTCCGGACCAGCGTGGTCCTGTCCAGCGTGAGCATCCTGGCAAGTGCGCTTACGCTCACCGCACCCGCACGCGACAGGTTGGCCAGAACCGAATACTGGGTCACCTTGAGGCCGGAAGGCTGCAGGGCATCGTCGTAGATCCTGGTGATGGCGCGCGAGGCACGGCGCAGGTTGACGCAGTTGCAGACGCTCGCCCTGTCACTCGCCCGTCGATTCTCTTTCATGGCTCTCTCCTTGCCGCACTTCTCGTATGCGTGCATATACACGCATATATCATCGGTGCAAAAGCCAAGTCAAGCATTCTTCTTCCGGCGAATGCCACTATTCGCTTCGCGGGGCCGTGAGAGCCATTCTTCTTTGCGGCGCCCCCCCTCCGCCGGGTGAAAACATGGTACAGTTAATCCTTTTGTGGCCTTGCCAAGGAGTGCTCCGCAACCGGTAGCGACGTTTCAAGACTCATTGACCTATTCAGCACGGAGAAGAGACCATGTCGACCCTGGCCGATCATTACCAGCCGCTTCCCGGAACCGAGGAACTCCCTACCCCGCCGCTCGAGGCCATCGAGCTGCTGCGCCTGCGCCGGGCCCCAGCGTACCGCCCGCGCACCCGTCACCTGCTTCCCGGCGGGTGGGCTAAGTACACGAACCGCCTCTTCCTGGAGACGAGCCCCTACCTCTTGCAGCACGCCCACAACCCGGTGAACTGGTTTCCCTGGGGGGACGAGGCTTTCGAACTGGCGCAGCGGCTGAACCGGCCGGTGCTGGTCAGTATCGGTTACGCGACCTGCCACTGGTGCCACGTCATGGAGGAACTTTCCTTCGAGGACGAAGCGATTGCGGAATACCTGAACCGCAACTTCATCGCCATCAAGGTGGACCGCGAGGAGCGCCCCGACGTGGACACGGTCTACATGACCGCGGTGCACGCCATGGGACTGCAAGGGGGATGGCCGCTCAACGTCTTCACGGCCCCCGACCGCAGGCCCTTCTACGGCGGCACCTACTTCCCACCCGAAGACTACCCCGGCGGGCTCGGCTTTATGTCCCTTTTACGCCGCATCAGGGAGAGCTTCGACGCCGCGCCGGACCGCGTCGCCCGCGCCGGACTCCAGCTCACCGAGGCGATCAGGAACATGCTCGCCCCGCCGGAAGGGGAGCCCTCCCGGCAGGAGCTCTCCCTCGAGCGGGCGGTGACGCTCTACCGGGACCGTTTCGACGAACGAAGCGGCGGGCTGACCGGCGCTCCAAAGTTCCCGAGCTCGCTGCCGCTGCGCCTTTTGCTGCGCCACTACAAAAACAGCGGCGACAAAAGCTT from Geomonas ferrireducens includes these protein-coding regions:
- the ylqF gene encoding ribosome biogenesis GTPase YlqF, with translation MTIRWYPGHMSKALEQISELVRKIDLIIEVLDARLPYSSSNHLLEQVRRNKPCIKVLNKNDLADPAVTKAWVQHFQKSAGVRALPLVAKNIPETKSLVKLCKQLVPHRGNPGYPIRTMVVGIPNVGKSTLINTLAGRSIAKVGDRPAVTMRPQQIPLNNGILIFDTPGLLWPVMNDQGGAYRLAASGAIGANALDYTNVGVFAAAYMMRRYPELVKERYKLAELPESPQEVVEAVGRCLGCIMSGGVVDVHRAAETFLRELRAGKAGRISFEEPGTPEDVEAELLRFAGIDTGEEHQQAPAVPE
- a CDS encoding ferritin family protein, which encodes MKELLAEAVRLVVGVERKSETLYRRGAMAADDRHRSFFQRLAEEQSRRIEALLRALPESEAAAHEPVVPPSCLATLAEKVTPPGNHLHQAMLDKRFSIDLYATFCRCFREPGLYRLFETALTVARREFRVITAEYLKGGCRNDAAATSRPQRRSHQRGELPNRVPNRHSQLFFAIQDCGRSSRIG
- a CDS encoding MFS transporter, with product MAETRKLHYAWLIMAVTFLTLLVTAGIRSTPGILIVPLEHEFGWSRATISLAVSVNLLLYGLMGPFAAAFFDRIGVRRTMAVALFLLALGVSATTLMTRPWHMVLIWGVLVGCGAGMTAYSLSATVVNRWFQKSQGTVLGVLTASSATGQLLFLPLLARLSHHHGWRSAAFATAAAALVVFPLVLFIMRNHPHEVGVSRYGAEEEAAPAQHDPGENPFRVAIGGLQRGIRSTDFWLLAGSFFVCGASTNGLIGTHLVPACVDHGIPEVAAAGLLAFMGILDLFGTTLSGWLSDRYNSRYLLCWYYGLRGLSLLGLPFALSGPQWSLSAFAIFYGLDWIATVPPTVRLTAESFGRENVGVMFGWIFASHQVGAALAATFAGTVRTYLGDYMVAFLLSGVICLLAAGLVLRINGRRLPRLAPEAA
- a CDS encoding MarR family winged helix-turn-helix transcriptional regulator, yielding MKENRRASDRASVCNCVNLRRASRAITRIYDDALQPSGLKVTQYSVLANLSRAGAVSVSALARMLTLDRTTLVRNLKALEQAGFVEGAPSPDPRERGVSLSETGRAAVAKAQPYWLQAQQLIEEKLGAEGVRQLGALALALEGSAGSDTAGDELGETG